Proteins co-encoded in one Capsicum annuum cultivar UCD-10X-F1 chromosome 9, UCD10Xv1.1, whole genome shotgun sequence genomic window:
- the LOC107843189 gene encoding AT-hook motif nuclear-localized protein 1 isoform X2 yields the protein MMEMEDKESTESGSLGVNSEYDSPPPLQQQQPLPQVVSAAANGGGGGVVLPHHQEGGGGGGVVMGVNGVVEKKKRGRPRKYDAEGNLTPQYIKAAKAAAAKAAAIAAAAAAGGVDGGGGLVTSTPPLPGGAGVVSPVTGFTITSPPSSCGFSTSSSTKRGRGRPSGGSNLQLIASLGELFAHTAGGDFMPHVVTVHTGEDVAGKVYSFVQKGSRGICVLSANGSVSNVTIRQPGSSGGLLTYEGRFEILALTGSYTVSDNGGMKSRSGGLSVSLAGPDGRVIGGGIAGSLTAASPIQVMCCVPYSSPTSIIVASLYS from the exons ATGATGGAAATGGAGGACAAGGAGAGTACAGAATCAGGATCACTGGGAGTTAACTCTGAGTATGACTCACCACCACCACTGCAGCAGCAACAGCCTCTGCCACAAGTTGTGTCAGCAGCAGcaaatgggggtgggggtggggtagtGCTACCCCACCACCaagagggtgggggtgggggtggggtggtgATGGGGGTTAATGGGGtggtggagaagaagaagagagggaGACCAAGAAAGTATGATGCTGAGGGGAATTTAACACCACAGTATATAAAAGCTGCCAAAGCTGCTGCTGCCAAAGCTGCTGCAATAGCAGCTGCTGCTGCAGCAGGTGGTGTTGATGGTGGTGGAGGATTGGTTACTTCAACACCACCACTACCTGGTGGTGCTGGGGTGGTGTCACCAGTGACAGGTTTTACCATAACATCACCACCATCTTCTTGTGGTTTTTCAACTTCTTCCTCTACTAAAAGAGGACGTGGAAGACCTTCTGGTGGTTCTAACTTGCAGTTAATTGCTTCTTTGG GTGAACTGTTTGCACATACAGCTGGAGGAGATTTTATGCCACATGTGGTTACTGTTCATACTGGAgag GATGTGGCAGGAAAGGTTTATTCTTTTGTGCAGAAGGGTTCAAGAGGTATCTGTGTTCTGTCTGCAAATGGTTCTGTTTCGAATGTTACGATTCGTCAGCCCGGTTCTTCTGGTGGTCTCTTGACATATGAG GGACGCTTTGAGATCTTAGCGTTAACTGGATCATACACTGTTTCTGATAACGGTGGCATGAAAAGTAGGTCCGGTGGATTGAGTGTTTCACTGGCTGGCCCAGACGGGCGTgttattggtggtggtattgCTGGTTCGCTCACGGCTGCAAGCCCCATCCAA GTCATGTGCTGTGTTCCGTATTCAAGTCCGACTTCAATCATCGTCGCCAGTCTATACAGTTAA
- the LOC107843189 gene encoding AT-hook motif nuclear-localized protein 7 isoform X1, with product MMEMEDKESTESGSLGVNSEYDSPPPLQQQQPLPQVVSAAANGGGGGVVLPHHQEGGGGGGVVMGVNGVVEKKKRGRPRKYDAEGNLTPQYIKAAKAAAAKAAAIAAAAAAGGVDGGGGLVTSTPPLPGGAGVVSPVTGFTITSPPSSCGFSTSSSTKRGRGRPSGGSNLQLIASLGELFAHTAGGDFMPHVVTVHTGEDVAGKVYSFVQKGSRGICVLSANGSVSNVTIRQPGSSGGLLTYEGRFEILALTGSYTVSDNGGMKSRSGGLSVSLAGPDGRVIGGGIAGSLTAASPIQMVVGSFMPNAFKTHTKRKHHQIEPRMPPVIHNSPDPVSMIRPVSQPPPMGNITLNQTSQMPIHNHGEADNSMSNKDLPNSTSTDTSDCNGSEPTYEQRSYPDINVSIPME from the exons ATGATGGAAATGGAGGACAAGGAGAGTACAGAATCAGGATCACTGGGAGTTAACTCTGAGTATGACTCACCACCACCACTGCAGCAGCAACAGCCTCTGCCACAAGTTGTGTCAGCAGCAGcaaatgggggtgggggtggggtagtGCTACCCCACCACCaagagggtgggggtgggggtggggtggtgATGGGGGTTAATGGGGtggtggagaagaagaagagagggaGACCAAGAAAGTATGATGCTGAGGGGAATTTAACACCACAGTATATAAAAGCTGCCAAAGCTGCTGCTGCCAAAGCTGCTGCAATAGCAGCTGCTGCTGCAGCAGGTGGTGTTGATGGTGGTGGAGGATTGGTTACTTCAACACCACCACTACCTGGTGGTGCTGGGGTGGTGTCACCAGTGACAGGTTTTACCATAACATCACCACCATCTTCTTGTGGTTTTTCAACTTCTTCCTCTACTAAAAGAGGACGTGGAAGACCTTCTGGTGGTTCTAACTTGCAGTTAATTGCTTCTTTGG GTGAACTGTTTGCACATACAGCTGGAGGAGATTTTATGCCACATGTGGTTACTGTTCATACTGGAgag GATGTGGCAGGAAAGGTTTATTCTTTTGTGCAGAAGGGTTCAAGAGGTATCTGTGTTCTGTCTGCAAATGGTTCTGTTTCGAATGTTACGATTCGTCAGCCCGGTTCTTCTGGTGGTCTCTTGACATATGAG GGACGCTTTGAGATCTTAGCGTTAACTGGATCATACACTGTTTCTGATAACGGTGGCATGAAAAGTAGGTCCGGTGGATTGAGTGTTTCACTGGCTGGCCCAGACGGGCGTgttattggtggtggtattgCTGGTTCGCTCACGGCTGCAAGCCCCATCCAA ATGGTGGTCGGAAGTTTCATGCCAAATGCGTTTAAAACACACACCAAAAGGAAGCATCATCAGATTGAACCAAGAATGCCACCGGTGATCCACAACTCTCCAGACCCTGTTTCAATGATAAGACCTGTCTCACAACCACCACCGATGGGCAACATAACTCTGAACCAGACATCTCAAATGCCAATCCATAACCATGGAGAAGCCGATAACAGCATGAGCAACAAAGACTTGCCAAATTCTACTTCTACAGACACTTCTGACTGTAACGGATCTGAACCAACATACGAGCAGAGATCATATCCCGATATTAACGTGTCTATACCTATGGAGTAG